Proteins co-encoded in one Lacerta agilis isolate rLacAgi1 chromosome 6, rLacAgi1.pri, whole genome shotgun sequence genomic window:
- the OPTC gene encoding opticin, whose amino-acid sequence MQTAALVGIISTLALTLAVPLKEDGKKREKHRSATYDSLDLGNYDLNLDNYGEVIDLSNYEENYDYGDLASKIEVGTLPPPTRSLAGPLSTTTGATEIPQKSPPTSTAARPQGPGLFGSITDQGLPTCLVCVCISTSVYCDDSDLEHIPPLPLETTYFYARFNHISKIQASDFTGLAKLKRIDLTSNFISWVDEDAFRMLPSLQELVLPENKLTSLPELPSSIVQLDARFNAIQSAGIQPEAFKDLKKLEFLHLSDNKLDYIPMPLPERLRSLHLQNNNIQTMHVDTFCDSRDHSHIRRALEDIRLDGNPINLSLFPSAYFCLPRLPTGRLY is encoded by the exons ATGCAGACTGCAGCCTTGGTGGGCATAATATCCACCCTGGCTCTGACTCTGGCTGTTCCACTGaaggaagatggaaagaagagggagaagcacAGATCTGCCACTTATGACAGTCTGGATTTAGGCAACTATGACCTCAACCTGGACAACTATGGAGAGGTCATCGATCTTAGTAACTATGAAGAGAACTACGATTACGGGGACCTGGCATCAAAG ATTGAGGTTGGCACCCTGCCTCCTCCTACCAGGAGCTTGGCGGGGCCTCTGAGCACAACAACTGGGGCAACTGAAATTCCACAAAAGAGCCCACCAACATCCACGGCTGCCAGGCCTCAGGGACCAGGCCTGTTTGGGTCCATAACAGATCAGG GTCTTCCCACCTGTTTGGTCTGTGTGTGCATCAGCACCTCTGTGTACTGTGATGACTCTGATCTAGAACACATCCCACCTCTGCCCTTGGAGACCACATATTTCTATGCCCGCTTCAACCACATCAGCAAGATTCAGGCCAGTGACTTCACCGGACTTG CAAAATTGAAACGAATTGACCTCACGAGCAACTTTATTTCCTGGGTGGATGAAGACGCTTTCAGGATGCTGCCTTCCTTGCAAGAGCTTGtcctccctgaaaacaaattgacttccctGCCTGAGTTGCCCAGTTCCATTGTGCAGCTGGACGCCCGCTTTAATGCAATCCAGAGTGCAGGCATTCAACCGGAAGCCTTCAAG GATCTGAAGAAGCTGGAGTTCCTTCATCTGTCTGATAACAAACTGGACTATATCCCCATGCCGCTGCCTGAGAGACTGAGGTCTTTGCATCTACAG AACAACAACATCCAGACCATGCACGTAGACACGTTCTGCGACAGCAGGGACCACAGCCACATCCGCCGGGCTCTGGAGGACATCCGTTTGGATGGCAACCCCATCAACCTGAGCCTCTTCCCCAGTGCTTATTTCTGCCTGCCTCGCCTGCCCACAGGCCGTCTCTACTGA